The following proteins are co-located in the Castanea sativa cultivar Marrone di Chiusa Pesio chromosome 8, ASM4071231v1 genome:
- the LOC142607725 gene encoding homeobox-leucine zipper protein HOX3-like, with the protein MAVLPSSSSALELTMSMPGFASSSSLPSSVRDLDINQVPSIGAEEDWITMNMDDEEESSNGGPPRKKLRLTKEQSRLLEESFRQNHTLNPKQKEALAMQLKLRPRQVEVWFQNRRARSKLKQTEMECEYLKRWFGSLTEQNRRLQREVEELRAMKVGPPTVISPHSCEPLPASTLTMCPRCERVTTTNLEKGPIKTAITTATTTTMSTKVTTSTLQSRQSPAAC; encoded by the exons ATGGCTGTTTTGCCTTCTAGCTCATCTGCTTTGGAATTGACCATGTCTATGCCTGGCTTTGCTTCATCTTCATCTCTTCCTTCGTCTG TGAGGGACTTGGACATAAACCAAGTACCATCAATAGGTGCTGAAGAAGATTGGATCACGATGAACAtggatgatgaagaagaaagcaGCAACGGAGGCCCACCTCGCAAGAAACTTCGTCTCACTAAGGAACAATCTCGTCTCCTTGAAGAAAGTTTCAGGCAAAACCACACCCTAAACCCT AAACAAAAAGAGGCTTTGGCTATGCAGTTGAAGCTGAGGCCACGGCAAGTTGAGGTGTGGTTTCAGAACCGTAGGGCCAG GAGCaagctaaaacaaacagagatGGAATGTGAGTACTTGAAGAGATGGTTTGGGTCATTGACAGAGCAGAATCGGAGGCTTCAGAGGGAGGTTGAGGAGCTGAGGGCCATGAAAGTGGGCCCACCTACAGTAATCTCTCCCCATAGTTGTGAGCCCCTCCCAGCATCCACTCTGACAATGTGCCCTCGTTGCGAGCGCGTGACCACCACTAATCTCGAAAAAGGTCCCATCAAGACCGCCAtcaccaccgccaccaccaccacaatgTCTACCAAAGTGACAACGTCCACCCTTCAATCCCGGCAATCTCCGGCGGCTTGTTAG